Genomic DNA from Chloroflexota bacterium:
CAAGCGCTGGCCGATGGGTGGCTGCGTTTGGCGCCTGGGCTCGGGTCCGCCGATCGGGCCGACGTTTAGCGCAAGCGGATGGTACTCACTGCCCAGCGCCAGCATGCGTCCCATCACGCGCGCATAGAGCCCACCCAGGTCGGCGCCCGGGCGCGCCAGCTCGACCATCTCGTCGATCCCCGCTTCCGCGATGGCGGCGGCGTGGCGGAGACAAGCGATCTCCTCAGCGCTCTTGACGTAACGGACGAACCCCACGACGTCCGTGGCATCCTCGAATCGCGCATTGGGCAGTGCCCGGACGACCTCGGCAAAGCAGCTTGCGACGACGCAGCCGTCGGGACTGCGCGCGTGGCTGACCGTGCCGCCCCTCAACCCCACTACCCCAATGCGCCCGCGCTCCAGGCCGAGGTCCAAAAGAGCCCGAACCGTGGGCTGCGTCCACTCTCGGTTGGCCGCGCGCGTCTCGGGGACCCATTCGTTCGTGTCGCCCTGGTCGGTGATCACGACCGGCGGACCGCCGGTGGAAGACTGGACGAAAGCCGCCGGGCGGAGCTGGGTCAGGTACCGCGCATCGATTCCATTCCCCAAGGGCACGAGGATCCCGTCGAATCCTGCGCTTCTTGCCCGCGCCCGCGTGGCTTCCCATCTCCGGTCTCGCTCTGCCAGCGAGTAACCGCGCCAGGGACTGTCGGCTGGTGCCTCCATCGCGCGCCTCCACGGAGGATTGTGCTTCGACAGTGTATCCTTGATGCGCAACGTCTGTGGAGGG
This window encodes:
- a CDS encoding M24 family metallopeptidase, producing the protein MEAPADSPWRGYSLAERDRRWEATRARARSAGFDGILVPLGNGIDARYLTQLRPAAFVQSSTGGPPVVITDQGDTNEWVPETRAANREWTQPTVRALLDLGLERGRIGVVGLRGGTVSHARSPDGCVVASCFAEVVRALPNARFEDATDVVGFVRYVKSAEEIACLRHAAAIAEAGIDEMVELARPGADLGGLYARVMGRMLALGSEYHPLALNVGPIGGPEPRRQTQPPIGQRLERNDMIANEVSASWGQQIAQEDQPILLGSIPDDWKPVIELQRDVFHAGLEAMKPGTTFGELMDVVNGFGAKRGLKTLILMHGRGYGDDGPLLSPRARGEHLRDLRIEEGNAWVWKPYAMSADERIQFVWGGDVVVTKTGGEVLFHRPHGMVSVNS